agagaatctcggttgACTGGGTCAACcttgttcaaaatcaaatatgagatgaatGATGAAGATATAGGTGACACGCGTCACTTCTCGGGGCCGGCACGTGGCGGCACCACATTGGAGATCTCCAAGAGTAGTATAGTatttttgcccttagtaaaatattccctcatcacttgccccctcAACTCCTTGAGCTGCGAGGGAAAGGAGCtcgggcagctgaaggagtagtcttCTCAATTTTCCTGAAAAAAgagattttacaaaaaagataaatgaataagattaaagagCTCTATTATTGGTTTTGTTGGCTCGTTTCCCAACTAAACATCCCATCCCCACTCCCCATGGCCCTCCAAGAATTCTATAAAAAGGGGGGTGGGGATGGTCCCCTCCTCACAAACACTATTGGAGTGGAAACCTACTTGGAGGTGTAGTGAGAAGGTAAGAGATCTTTCATCctcctcttcttttttatttattttttattttatttatttatctgctttttcatttcagttttttttttcttctttttaaaaaaaactttctCATTTGCGTGGCCGAGACCAGAGGTCTCAGCCACGTTTGGAGTAGGCTGCGCGGGCTGAGGCCGCGCGGCTTGCCTGCGCGCGTCGGCCAAGCCCTCGCGCCTCGAGCGCGCGGCTTGCCCGCGCACGCGGGCCGAGCTCGCGCGCCTCGGCCGCGCGGGCGCAACGCGGCCTCGGCCGGCGCGGGCGCGCGGCTTGCCAGCGCGCGGGCCGAGGCCGCGCTGGCCGAGTCCTCGCGCCTCGACCGCGCGAGGGACTCCctgtcccttttttttttttttttttttgagaggcCCTTGGTCTCGACTTTGAGACCTCTTTTTCTcttatcccttttttttttttttttttttttttgtgcaggACTCTCACGGGGCTTGAGAGATTCTAAGTGGTGCCTTCAAGTTCATCAAGAGACGGACCGGCTCCCTCTTAAGGGTTCTCTCGTGCGCTTTTCTTCCATCCTTGGAAATCTTCTCATCAGCCGGTATTCCTTTGCCtcctttctcttattttttgtggcTTTTTCTTGTCTCTTTTCCCGTGTCACGTTGCTTTGGTAGTCAATCTCCATGGCTTCTTCTAGCAACTCAGATGGGAATAGCTCGGACTTTTCCAGCTCCTCTAGCTCCTCTTCCCAGTCTGGTAGGCAAATAGGAGACGCTGAGACCTCTCGACCTCGTCCTCATGCCCTATCTTTTGGTAATGATACCGACACAGAGTTAGAGCTCCACCATAACGGTCTCCCTGATGACCTAACCCCTGCCTATTCTTCCTTGTCCGAGGATGAGGTCTCCGGACTCGCCCGGAAATATCATCTCCCCATTACGAGCTATTGGTATTCTACTCCCTCCAACCTTAGAGCCCATCAATCCCTTCCGGGGGCTTTAACCATTTATGAAACCTCTCTTGAAGCAGGGTGTCGGTTCCCTTTCGAAAGCACCCTTGCCGAGATCTTTCGACTCGTAGGGTTATCTCCTTCTCAACTAGTGCCCAACGGGTGGAGGAACTTAGTATCTTTCGTTATATGTTGTCGGGGGAGAGGTATTGTCCCCAAAGCTAAACTCTTTTTAAGATTATTTCGCCTTGTATGTGTTGATAAGTCCGAGTTTCGCTATTCTTTCATGGCATACCCTGGCTATAAGTTTCTCGTAGACACCCCGTCCTCCTTAAAAGGTTGGAAAAATCGATATTTTTTTATGGGATCTGGCTCCGCTACTATGGGTGTGCCCACTGCCTGGCGTCGACCTTCCCGTAAGGATTTCCCTCGTGAAATGACCCCTTTAGAGAGGAGGGACGCCGAGCTTTTGATGGGTTTGGAGCAGGTCAGTACCGCTAGGTTGATTAACGAACAAACCCTGTTTCTTGGGGGTCTATGTCGATACCCCTGCCCAACAGCCGACACTTCCTTAGGTTGATTTTTTTCGTTCTCTCGCTCCGCTTCTTGTTTCTAATTTCTGCTTGCTTCCTTATTCTGacatttgatcttattttgCTTTGCAGCCAAGATGATCGATGATGCGGAGCTGTGGGGGACCGACAAACAGGCTGCTGAAGAGGCCAAACGGGCCCGGAAGAATGCCAAGAGGCATACTCGAGACTCCTGGCTCCCACCTCGGCACAAGAAATCAAAAGCGTCCGGGTCCCGCTCTTCTCTGCCCCACACCGAGACAGGAGGCTCTCAGGGCACCGAGCCCCTCTCTGACCTGTTTGAAGAAGAGGCGCCTATTCCCGCCAGGGCTCTTCACCGACCCAACTGAAATGTCCATGAAACAGACCACAACAGCGAGGCTTGGGTGGCGACTCAGCTTATTCACGGCCTTCCCACTCGGGCAGACATAGAGGGGGCCGCCGACCTGACTTCGGAGATCTTGGAGTCTTGTTACGGCCAGGGCTTGGTTCAGGTTAGCCCTTTGGACTTTTAATATAGAGAACTCTCGTCCCCTATATTCTAACTTTGTGCTATTTGAACAGAGTATTGTCGCTCATAACGAGCTCCAAAGGGGAATGGCGAGAAATTCACAAAGGATGTTGGAGATGGATAATGCCCTTGCCGACTGCCATAGAACCATCGAGCAGCGGGACGAGGATCTGAGGGCTCAACATCAACGAAACGAGGAGCTTGAGGGACGCTTTCAAGGGCTCGAGATTAGCCAACATGCCCTGGAGGAAGAGTTAGGACGGACTCAGGAGCGCAACCGGGAGCTTGAAGAGAAGTATGCCAACCCCACCCAACTCCCTGAGGTGAGAGGATTTATTAGGCATGAGCTGCAAGGGGTATGGAAGAGAGGTTTCACTCGCTGCACGGAGGAGGTGCAAAGAGCCTATCCCGACCTCAGTTTTGCTCCTATCAGGTCCATGGAGGATGTGATCGCCGAGCTCAGCCGAGCATCATCCTCCCAAGCCCCAGCAAACGAATCCGAGGagtccgaagaagaagaaacctagTTGTTCGTTGCATGTATCTTCTTTCCCCAAGTTTGGGTTATATTGGACTTCTGATTTTTCATTGAATAAAAATGCTTCGTAGTTATGCCTTTTTTGTAATAGTTTGAGCCAAGTGATCTCTGTTACCTGATTTCTCGCTCCTccattttgcttttattttaggGGTGGCCCCCTTGGGGCCATATTTGACCCTtgactctttctttttattaggggtggtcccccgaggccatatttgacccgtgacttttcctttttattaggggtggtcccctgagGCCATATTTGACCCGTGACTCTTCCTtgttattaggggtggtcccctgaggccatatttgacccgtgactcttcctttttattaggggtggtcccctgagGCCATATTTGACCATTTGTTCTTGCTAACTCCAGTGGGGATGAAAGGACTCAAAAATTTGGAGGCCACTGAGTTCGGGGAAGGGAAaacctttccttcctttttgccTCTTGCCccctcttcttattattttttatattccgtAGGACAGTCtgcacatataaaaagaacAATAATGAGGTTTTATTGAGAAACATACATAGCTTCAAGATCCTTGGGGGTAAcccattattgataaaatttcctcaagttctgaATATTCCACGCATTCTTTATTGGAGTGCCGTCCATAGTTCCAAGCCGGTATGCCCCAGGGCTGAGGGTCTCGGTAACCCGGTAGGGGCCTTCCCAAGTCGGCGACAACTTGTTGGAGTCTCGGGGGTTGCTCACACTCGCTCGTCGAAGGACCAGATCGCCAGGTAGAAAACTCCGAGCTTTCACCCTTCGATTATAGTACCTCTCAATTCGCTGATTATAAACCGCTTGGTGGACCCTTGCCTCATCCCGAAGCTCCTCCACTGTATCTAAATTACTCCTCAAGGCTTGTTCATTGGATTCTGGATCAAAATGCTCCACCCTAAAAGTTGGGATCCCGATCTCTACTGGAATAAGGGCCTCTGAGCCGTAACATAAGTTGAATGGGGTCTCTCCGGTGGACCCCCTCCTCGTGGTCCGGTAGGACCAGAGGATGCTCAGTAACTCGTCCACCCAACTTCCATCTGCCTTGTCCACCCGGGCTTTTAATCCATGGAGCATAGTTCTATTGGCAAGCTCAATCTGTCTGTTAGCCTGTGGATGAACTACTGAGGTGAAGTGCTGCTTGATCCCCAATTCTTGACACTATTCCTTGATCGTCCGATCTGTGAATTGGGTCCCATTATCTGAAACAATCACCCGCGGGATCCCAAACCGACAAACCAGGTTCTTCCATAAAAATTGCTTCACTTTTCGCGTAGTGATGGAGGCCAGGGGCTCGACCTCTATCCATTTGGAGAAGTAATCTATCGCTGCGATCAAGAATTTTACTTGACCTGCGGCAGGCGGGAACGGACCCAGAATATCAATCCCCCATTGGGCGATGGGGCACGGCTGAACCAGGTGGGTGAGCATGGCGCTAGGAACATGAATTAGGTTGGAGACCCGTTGGCATCTTTCACATTTCTTGACCAGCTGCTCTGCATCAGACACCATAGTCAGCCAGTAGTACCCTTGTCGAAGGGCTTTCTGATAAAGAGTTCGGGCTCCTATGTGACTCCCACATATTCCCTCATGGATCTCTCTTAAAACATAATCAGCCTCACGTGGCTTTACGCACTTCAAGAGTGGTTGAGTGAAGGATCTCTTGTACAACTCTTCGttgattagtataaattttTGGGCCCTTCTTTTTAGCTCCCGGGCCTCTAAGTCACTCTCTGGTAGCTTTTCATCCTTCAAATAACTAACAAAAGGGTCCATCCAACTTGGCTCTAGATCGAGACATAGCTGCTCCACCATCTCATCAATGCTTCTTTGAGGTAATGTCTCAATAAGAATCTGTCTAGAATTGGTTGGAAAAGAGGCCGATGCGATCCGGGACAAAGTGTCTGCTTCCATATTCTGGGATCGAGGCACATGCTCAATCTTTACAGATTGAAACCGATTTATCAGTTCTTGAACGAAAAccaaatatttggaaaaaatacTATACTACCCTTGGAGATCTCCAATGTGGTGCCGCCACGTGCCGGCCCCGAGAAGTGCCGCGTGTCACCTATATCTTCATCattcatctcatatttgattttgaacaagGTTGACCCAGTCAACCGAGATTCTCTCTAACGTCCGGTTCAagacttatcttatctcttcaatGTGTGCTTTACCCCATCTTTAAATAGATATCGACTTCTACAGGTACATATCATCTGACTACTGTGTGATTTTCcattttgggcatatttcttctactgacttgagcgtcggagttctcccgggggattacagccccgcccctgcaggtacttggttctaggcagacctcggtgatcggtccagtatcatcatttggcgcccatcGTGGGGTCGGTTACTTTATCTGCCCTTATTCGTCAAGTACCTCAGTCGAGCTCAAGTTTCCTCCCGTTATAGCGACAAGAAGAAATCCATCACGAGCTGCCGGGACCCAGCCCGTCCCAGATCAGAGTCAAAACCACCCACCTGAGAGCGGCCCCGTAGGAGGTCACCCCCCGAATCCCTCGCCACCTCAGGATCGTGTCGCCCAGCTAGAGGGACAGGTCCAACATCTGACGGAATTGCTCAATACCTTTTTGGCCCAACAGCAGCCCCCTGGAGATGAGACCGGTGGAGCACTCTAATCATGATAGTCGACATCAGGGGGATCGCCACTCTAGTCATAGAGAATTCCGAGGAGGCGAATCCCCCCGCGCTGGGAAGGAGTCCCATTGAGACGAGAGACGGAGCGGACCCTCTAGGCGAAGCGAGTACGGGAAGCTAGGctcggaggaggaggaggagtcctCTGGTCCCGATTATGCCCGAGCTGGAGGGGCTCAGCGAGAAAGACGTTTGCGGCATTTGGAGAGGGAGGTTGCAGAGTTGAGACGGAGGGAAGAAGAGCCACACGACATTGTTTCTAATCAGCCATTAAGTCGGGAGATCATGGCAATTACCCCATCCGAGCGCCTTCGAATCCCAGCTATTAAGCCATATGGAGGCACAACTGACCCTGCTGATCACTTAAATCTCTTCGCCTCTCACATGATGGTCCAGGCGGCACCTGATGCTATGTGGTGCAGAGTCTTCCCAGCCACTTTGGAAGGACATGCATGGTCCTGGTATTCAAGTCTGGCACATCGGTCGATCGCTAACTTCGGACAGCTTCGGAATAGGTTCTTGGCTCACTTCGCTCCCCTAAGGAGGCACCGGAGGTCTACCATGACCCTCGTGAATCTCAAGCAGAACCAAGGGGAGTCGTTAACAGATTTTGTGGCCAGGTTTAATATggaggcattgagcattgagaatCTTGATCAGAGTATCGCTATGGTGGCCTTTCAGAATGCCTTGAGGGTTGGCCCTTTTACCCAGTCACTAGCTAAGAGGCCTCCCCAAACATTCACAGAGATCCTGAGCCGAGCCACCAAGTACATTAATGCCGAGGAGGTGATGCGGGTCAAAAGAAGTGAATACTcagataagaaagagaagagaagtcaGAACCGAGAGCAAAGGCCTGAAGATAAATCGGGCCGAAGGGGGGAGAGGTCGGGCTCTCGATGGAGTCCAGTCAGGTTCACCCTGCTTAATACTCCTCGGGCTGAGATCCTGGCCACAATCGAGAACaaggattacttgaaaaaaccGAGACCCATGAAAGCCCCGGGTAACAAGCGGAGTTAAGACAAGTATTGTCGATTCCATCGAGATCATGGACATGACACGGAGGAGTGCCATCAACTTAAAGAAGAGATCTAGGAGCTCATCAATCGAGGTTTCTTGAGGAGGTTTGTAGCCAAGGATACAGAACCACCAAGGGGTGAACGAAGGGGATCGAGAAGCCCCCCTCGCAGGCGCGGTAGATCTCAGGAACAACGTAGAGCCAGAACCCCGCCCCGGAGACAGAATCGCCAGGGGGATGGGAGTCCTCCGCAACAGTTGATTTTTCATACTCTAGCGGCTGGGGTGGTGCCAGGCAAGGAGTCGGGGGAGAGTTTTGATCTGCATCGACGTCCGGGAGTCAAAAGGGCTCGACTAGGGGATGTTATCTCCTTTACCGATGACGACTTGCCAGGATATCCGATTTCTAATGATCCGCTAGTCATCACagcaaaattgagaaaatgggaGCTTCGGCGGATTCTCGTGGACCCGGGGAGCTCTTCTGAAGTTTTATATCGGCGAGCCTTTTTAGGTATGGGATACGAAATGGAACAGTTGAAGCCCGCTCGTGTCCCCTTGATTGGATTCGACGGGAAAGTGGTATATGCGGATGGTGTCTTCCAGCTCTTGTTGACTATTGGAAAGGGTTCTCGGTTTGCCCAGGTCATGTTAGACATTTTGGTAGCGGATGTCCCCTCGGCCTACAATATGATCCTCGGAAGATCGGGGCTAAATGCTCTGTGGGCTGTGCCGAGTACTTATCACATGGTGCTTAAGTTCCCCACTGCGGCGGGGGTTGGAGAAGTCAGAGGAGACCTAAGGTCTGCCCGGGAATGTTACATGGCATCCATCAGCACAGCTAAGGGTGTTGTGCAGGAGCAGTTAGAGCCGCAAGAGGATTCAAGACGGAGACGGAGCCCTACTGTGGGGGAGGTCGGGATTTCCCCTCCCGCCACTGTCAGTTTTTTACTAGAAGGTCCAGAAGACCCAAAGACTGCTGAGCCAGTAGATGAGCTTGTAGAGGTACCATTGGACCCGGACAGAGTCGATAGATGCGTAAGGGTGAGCGCCCAATTGAAAGACCCTATTCGGACCCGGATTGTATCCCTTCTTCGCCAATATGCAGATATTTTTGCATGGTCAGTCCACGACATTCCAGGCATAGACCCGGCACGTGGTAGCACCACATTGGAGATCTCCAAGGGTAGTATAGTatttttgcccttagtaaaatattccctcatcaacATGGAAGCTCCAACTTGTGTTAGCATTTTTGGATAGAAGTGTGATTGGCAGTTTGGAATCAATTAATTGATAAGATCAAGTAATAGCAATTAATGGATTCTCCCTAAGCTACCAACTGGCCCTTGCCTTAACTGCAGCATAAGCAGGGAAAGTTTTAAacgaaaaaaaaacaagaacaaaccaTAGAAGAATGTTAATTCTGCAGCATATGGTTGGACCCTGTACTTGTTGTACACATGGCCATGGGGTTCTTTGAAGAAAATTGTGATTCTATACTGATGATGCAATGGCCGATCACCATCTTCTGCCTCCTCAAGTGTGCCTGCAATAGAGATGGGGACTTACTCTCTCGATCAATCTCCGACGATTGAGTCAGATGTCTTTCACCaacaaaaaacaataaaattacttaTGCTCTAATTATCAAAAGATGATTCGATCCCCTACCTTtacccttcttccttcttttatcCTTGCGTTGAGATCGAGATTTTCGGGATCTTTATCCCACTTTTCTTGGAATCTTATCAATAAGGATTCTATAATAGTTGTCATCTCTGAAGAGTTCGGGATAGCTTTCTTCCTCAGTCATCTTTGGCGAAAGGGTCTTAGGGACTTCCTTACCGAGCATCTTGTCAATTGGCGTGATGACACATATTGGCCACATGTCTTTCGAGATCCAAATAAGATCGCATCTGCGAAGTACCCCTTAAGCGAACACGTGGCATGACTGCTATAGG
The sequence above is a segment of the Diospyros lotus cultivar Yz01 chromosome 7, ASM1463336v1, whole genome shotgun sequence genome. Coding sequences within it:
- the LOC127805619 gene encoding uncharacterized protein LOC127805619; protein product: MAITPSERLRIPAIKPYGGTTDPADHLNLFASHMMVQAAPDAMWCRVFPATLEGHAWSWYSSLAHRSIANFGQLRNRFLAHFAPLRRHRRSTMTLVNLKQNQGESLTDFVARFNMEALSIENLDQSIAMVAFQNALRVGPFTQSLAKRPPQTFTEILSRATKYINAEEVMRVKRSEYSDKKEKRSQNREQRPEDKSGRRGERSGSRWSPVRFTLLNTPRAEILATIENKDYLKKPRPMKAPAKDTEPPRGERRGSRSPPRRRGRSQEQRRARTPPRRQNRQGDGSPPQQLIFHTLAAGVVPGKESGESFDLHRRPGVKRARLGDVISFTDDDLPGYPISNDPLVITAKLRKWELRRILVDPGSSSEVLYRRAFLGMGYEMEQLKPARVPLIGFDGKVVYADGVFQLLLTIGKGSRFAQVMLDILVADVPSAYNMILGRSGLNALWAVPSTYHMVLKFPTAAGVGEVRGDLRSARECYMASISTAKGVVQEQLEPQEDSRRRRSPTVGEVGISPPATVSFLLEGPEDPKTAEPVDELVEVPLDPDRVDRCVRVSAQLKDPIRTRIVSLLRQYADIFAWSVHDIPGIDPARGSTTLEISKGSIVFLPLVKYSLINMEAPTCVSIFG